One Vitis vinifera cultivar Pinot Noir 40024 chromosome 8, ASM3070453v1 genomic window carries:
- the LOC100251737 gene encoding probable serine/threonine-protein kinase PBL7 produces MGWFLCSGKSNQATKKKRKKPVDQIQVQTTSEKLKANPSFNVKEASKNGGPDHIAAQTFTFRELAAATKNFRGECLLGEGGFGRVYKGRIANTNQAVAIKQLDRNGLQGNREFLVEVLMLSLLHHPNLVNLIGYCADGDQRLLVYEYMPLGSLEDHLHDVSLGKKRLDWNTRMKIAAGAAKGLEYLHDKASPPVIYRDLKCSNILLGEDFHPKLSDFGLAKLGPVGDNTHVSTRVMGTYGYCAPEYAMTGQLTLKSDVYSFGVVLLEIITGRKAIDNSKAAGEHNLVAWARPLFKDRRKFLHMADPMLQGQYPLRGLYQALAVAAMCVQEQPNLRPLIVDVVTALTYLAAQTYDPDTQPVQSSRVAPSTPPRAKKDGDRKLPSSAGSQKDRTRRLN; encoded by the exons ATGGGTTGGTTTCTTTGCTCTGGAAAATCAAACCAAGCTACcaagaaaaagaggaagaagccCGTTGATCAGATCCAAGTCCAAACCACTTCTG AGAAATTGAAGGCAAATCCTTCCTTCAATGTGAAGGAAGCCTCAAAGAATGGAGGGCCTGACCACATTGCAGCACAGACATTCACATTCCGTGAATTGGCTGCTGCTACTAAAAATTTCAGGGGAGAATGTCTTTTGGGAGAGGGGGGTTTTGGTAGGGTATATAAAGGTCGTATTGCAAATACTAATCAG GCTGTAGCTATCAAGCAACTTGATCGTAATGGATTGCAAGGGAATCGGGAATTCCTAGTCGAAGTATTGATGTTGAGTCTGCTTCACCACCCTAACCTTGTTAATCTAATTGGCTATTGTGCTGATGGAGATCAAAGACTACTAGTCTATGAGTACATGCCACTGGGATCTCTTGAAGATCATCTACATG ATGTTTCACTTGGTAAGAAACGACTGGATTGGAATACAAGAATGAAAATAGCTGCTGGGGCAGCAAAAGGATTGGAGTATTTACATGACAAAGCCAGCCCCCCTGTTATATACCGTGATCTAAAATGCTCTAACATTTTGCTTGGTGAGGATTTTCATCCCAAGTTATCTGATTTTGGCTTGGCCAAACTTGGGCCTGTTGGAGATAATACCCATGTGTCTACAAGGGTTATGGGCACCTATGGATATTGTGCCCCAGAGTATGCAATGACAGGTCAATTGACTCTGAAATCAGATGTTTATAGCTTTGGGGTTGTTCTTTTGGAAATCATAACAGGCAGGAAAGCAATTGACAATTCTAAAGCTGCAGGAGAGCATAATCTGGTTGCTTGG GCAAGACCCCTGTTCAAAGATAGAAGGAAATTTTTACATATGGCAGATCCAATGCTACAAGGTCAGTATCCTTTAAGAGGGTTGTACCAAGCTCTTGCAGTTGCTGCAATGTGTGTTCAGGAGCAACCTAATCTGCGCCCACTTATTGTTGATGTTGTCACCGCTTTGACTTACCTGGCCGCACAAACATATGACCCTGACACTCAGCCAGTCCAAAGCTCCAGAGTCGCCCCTTCTACTCCACCTAGAGCCAAAAAGGATGGTGATAGGAAGCTCCCAAGCAGTGCTGGATCGCAAAAAGATCGAACCCGAAGACTAAATTAA
- the LOC100256868 gene encoding WRKY transcription factor 44, protein MEIKESERIVVAKPVASRPTCSSFRSFSELLAGAINASPPTPCPETSFAAIRPKTVRFKPVANRAPIGVVSSQAQVSGTEVCNSSDKVLKSDSKPTVVYKPLAKLVSKTTVSLLANLGSSNMSHQQTLAQVEARVQPPNQDRQHSRPHLSSNLHQTFPSQEETDRTSEPSKTASQNLEEDQKPLLPSSNGDRPSYDGYNWRKYGQKQVKGSEYPRSYYKCTYPSCPVKKKVERSLDGQIAEIVYKGEHNHSKPQPPKRNSSGTLGQGFVSDGTGQDTNNPAWGTRLNERNEGSEGRIENQNEVGLSTHSTYPGKAPLNYDSGTTGALKAGGGTPDNSCGLSGDCEEGSKGLEPEEDEPRSKRRKSENQSSETVIVGEGAQEPRIVVQNSTDSEILGDGFRWRKYGQKVVKGNSYPRSYYRCTSLKCNVRKHVERASEDPGSFITTYEGKHNHDMPTRNTNAATSEPDMQAHTNKEKP, encoded by the exons ATGGAGATTAAAGAGTCTGAGAGGATAGTTGTAGCTAAACCAGTTGCTTCAAGGCCTACCTGTTCCAGTTTTAGGTCTTTCTCTGAGCTCCTTGCAGGTGCCATCAATGCCTCGCCCCCAACCCCATGTCCTGAAACTTCTTTTGCTGCCATTAGACCAAAGACAGTGAGGTTCAAACCTGTGGCAAACCGTGCTCCAATTGGGGTGGTTTCTTCCCAG GCTCAAGTATCTGGAACAGAAGTTTGTAATTCATCTGATAAGGTTTTGAAATCAGACAGCAAACCCACTGTGGTATACAAGCCCTTGGCAAAGCTTGTATCAAAGACAACTGTTTCTCTGCTAGCAAATCTG GGGAGCTCCAATATGAGCCACCAGCAAACACTAGCACAGGTGGAGGCCCGTGTTCAACCTCCAAACCAAGATAGACAACATTCCAGACCTCACCTTAGCTCAAATCTACATCAGACTTTTCCATCTCAAGAAGAAACAGATAGAACAAGCGAGCCCTCTAAGACAGCATCACAGAATCTGGAAGAAGATCAGAAACCTTTGCTGCCCTCAAGCAATGGGGACCGACCTTCCTATGATGGATATAATTGGAGAAAATATGGCCAAAAGCAAGTCAAAGGAAGTGAGTATCCCAGAAGCTACTACAAGTGCACATACCCAAGTTGTCCTGTGAAGAAGAAGGTAGAAAGATCATTGGATGGGCAGATAGCAGAAATTGTCTACAAAGGTGAGCACAATCATTCAAAACCTCAACCTCCTAAACGCAATTCATCAGGGACTCTGGGGCAGGGATTTGTATCTGATGGAACTGGTCAAGATACCAACAACCCAGCATGGGGTACCCGCCTGAATGAGAGGAATGAAGGTTCTGAAGGTAGAATTGAAAATCAGAATGAAGTTGGATTATCCACCCATTCAACATATCCAGGCAAAGCTCCACTAAATTATGATTCTGGTACAACTGGAGCATTAAAGGCAGGTGGTGGTACTCCAGATAATTCTTGTGGTCTTAGTGGAGATTGTGAGGAAGGAAGCAAGGGATTGGAGCCAGAGGAAGATGAACCCAGGAGTAAGAGAAG GAAAAGTGAGAATCAATCCAGTGAAACAGTCATTGTAGGGGAAGGTGCACAAGAACCACGTATTGTTGTGCAAAATTCTACAGATTCTGAGATTCTGGGTGATGGCTTTCGCTGGAGAAAATATGGCCAGAAGGTTGTGAAGGGAAATTCATATCCCAG GAGTTACTATAGATGCACCAGTCTCAAGTGCAATGTGCGCAAGCATGTGGAAAGAGCATCAGAGGACCCAGGGTCATTTATCACAACATACGAGGGAAAACATAACCATGATATGCCAACCAGGAATACAAATGCAGCAACCTCTGAACCAGATATGCAGGCCCATACGAATAAAGAGAAACCATGA